The following are from one region of the Hydrogenimonas sp. SS33 genome:
- a CDS encoding YbgC/FadM family acyl-CoA thioesterase, whose protein sequence is MKIRVYYEDTDAAGIVYYANYLKFCERARSEIFFSAGLSPQTEEGYFVVKGLQADYYEPAKLGDMVEVETKLAERKRASIRLLQRVVREDTLLFEMGIRLAFVKEGRPAKIPESLYSIISLWNSES, encoded by the coding sequence GTGAAAATACGGGTCTATTATGAGGACACCGACGCGGCAGGCATCGTCTACTACGCCAACTATCTCAAATTCTGCGAAAGGGCCCGGTCGGAGATCTTCTTTTCGGCGGGGTTGTCTCCCCAGACGGAGGAGGGCTATTTCGTGGTGAAGGGGTTGCAGGCCGACTATTACGAACCCGCGAAGCTGGGGGACATGGTAGAGGTGGAGACGAAACTGGCGGAGCGGAAAAGGGCCTCCATCCGGCTGCTACAGCGCGTCGTGCGGGAGGATACCCTGCTTTTTGAGATGGGGATACGTCTCGCTTTCGTCAAAGAGGGGCGGCCGGCGAAGATTCCGGAGAGTCTTTACTCAATCATCTCACTCTGGAACTCGGAGTCGTAG
- a CDS encoding tyrosine-type recombinase/integrase — MAKVKAVKYNYSGIKFTIKTRPESGKLYIDFYFDGKRIRRSTDILASKEGIIEVKRVLIPDIAASLLDNVVPPYEEKEWILDELAQEFFILQATKIRKHTLERSKAHYKNHVFPYFGTRLIETLKPIELERWQNDLLQKYKPSTVQKFRSILYSILEKAVDNDIIRKNPLERVTAPKVMLNLQEDENGVDPFTEEELQKILEHANEYKRNTYMKNIIRLMYATGMRPGEIVALRWSDIDFERKTIQVTKTRIRNEDGATKTRASNRFIDMLPLAEKALRDQYEQTQEYEHVFINSKRQPFYSHDVIGVNFQRILRNAGVKARVLYNLRHTFASQLISKGADIVWVSKMLGHKDVSITLKIYTKFIEENDEIRLKKIEKMGTLMGTLEDESL; from the coding sequence ATGGCTAAAGTCAAAGCGGTCAAATACAACTACAGCGGTATCAAGTTTACCATCAAGACCCGACCCGAATCCGGCAAGCTCTATATCGACTTTTACTTTGATGGGAAAAGGATCAGAAGATCCACGGATATCTTGGCTTCCAAAGAAGGAATCATTGAGGTAAAACGCGTCTTGATACCCGATATCGCCGCATCGCTCCTGGATAACGTCGTGCCGCCTTATGAAGAGAAAGAGTGGATCCTTGATGAGCTGGCGCAGGAGTTTTTTATCTTGCAGGCTACCAAAATACGAAAGCACACCCTAGAGCGCAGCAAAGCGCACTACAAAAACCATGTGTTTCCCTATTTCGGTACCCGGCTCATCGAGACCCTCAAACCCATCGAGCTGGAGCGGTGGCAAAACGATCTGCTGCAAAAATACAAACCAAGTACCGTACAGAAGTTTCGATCGATCCTCTATAGCATCCTGGAAAAAGCCGTCGATAACGACATCATCCGAAAAAATCCCCTGGAAAGAGTCACCGCCCCAAAAGTGATGCTCAACCTCCAAGAGGATGAAAACGGCGTAGATCCCTTTACCGAAGAGGAGCTGCAAAAGATCCTGGAACATGCCAATGAATACAAGCGAAATACCTATATGAAAAACATCATCCGGCTGATGTATGCCACCGGTATGCGCCCCGGAGAGATCGTGGCACTTCGCTGGAGCGATATCGACTTTGAACGCAAAACGATCCAAGTAACAAAAACAAGGATCCGTAACGAGGATGGAGCCACCAAGACCAGAGCATCCAACCGTTTCATCGATATGCTACCCCTGGCTGAAAAAGCGCTCAGAGACCAATATGAACAGACCCAAGAGTATGAGCATGTCTTTATCAATTCCAAAAGGCAGCCTTTCTACTCCCATGATGTTATTGGAGTCAATTTTCAACGGATCCTTAGAAACGCCGGGGTCAAAGCCCGTGTTTTGTATAATCTAAGACATACATTTGCATCACAGCTAATCAGCAAAGGTGCGGATATTGTTTGGGTGTCGAAGATGTTGGGGCATAAAGATGTGAGCATCACCCTCAAAATCTACACCAAATTCATTGAAGAAAACGACGAGATACGGCTTAAGAAAATAGAAAAAATGGGCACACTTATGGGCACACTCGAAGATGAGAGCCTATAA
- a CDS encoding helix-turn-helix domain-containing protein encodes MFEELETTLKRILQEMQAQKELLRIVLTSLTTSKQVATFLNVSPRTIEGWVRKGILKEGVHFHRNGKRLEFIPDAIIEFKHHPEKRRMQESKPVKMKAEPVNPTAKRIVAGIKKVSNG; translated from the coding sequence ATGTTTGAAGAACTCGAAACTACCCTCAAGCGTATTTTGCAGGAGATGCAGGCTCAAAAGGAGCTGTTGAGGATTGTCTTGACCTCGTTGACCACCAGCAAGCAGGTGGCGACCTTTCTCAACGTCTCTCCCCGAACGATCGAAGGCTGGGTGCGCAAAGGGATCCTCAAAGAAGGAGTGCATTTTCACCGAAACGGCAAGAGACTGGAGTTTATCCCCGATGCCATCATCGAGTTTAAGCATCACCCCGAAAAAAGGCGGATGCAGGAGAGTAAACCGGTAAAGATGAAAGCGGAGCCCGTCAATCCCACGGCAAAACGCATCGTCGCCGGGATCAAGAAGGTGAGCAATGGCTAA
- a CDS encoding type IV secretion system protein, with the protein MKKILILLFLATAATYAASSTIMPSDVIRLVKTPIEHWHGQFVNISWSVFRYLMFFEVILLFSMKFLKGDFEFGSVMGDLIRIVLIFGFFSWLIYATYDLSKILQGYTWMAHQVGGGVDVDEAFKKIVNMVIKLWKKASIWKPGEAILLSLIILVSAGVFFILLGQIIKNYIFSIISLYGSSLFFAFGAFSQTRQYAINAFVNIFRYGAKYLFMLLVVDLGLIILGNALSSDAKIKDLAMTLFAVIVIKEIAEGVEGFVDGIFSGMGSSGGSVITGYMQRSASTVQQAAVGAASGMAKGAAGGGFAAAKAAAAAGEGGGRMANIGRAAGAGLAGSIGGAITGAAKGATGRAGQGTGQLSGIGTSKVAGGVAKAGFNVAKGAVKMATGGSTSGKSVSSTKDRNGFDTSLLKSESGSSTGEIKQA; encoded by the coding sequence ATGAAGAAGATTTTGATTTTACTGTTTTTGGCGACAGCCGCAACTTATGCCGCCTCCTCGACGATCATGCCCAGCGATGTGATCCGCCTGGTGAAAACCCCCATCGAGCATTGGCACGGGCAGTTTGTCAATATCAGCTGGAGCGTCTTTCGATACCTGATGTTCTTTGAAGTGATTCTCCTTTTTAGCATGAAATTCCTCAAAGGAGATTTTGAGTTTGGATCGGTGATGGGCGATCTGATCCGTATCGTGCTGATCTTCGGCTTTTTCTCCTGGCTGATCTATGCCACCTATGACCTAAGCAAGATTCTCCAGGGCTACACCTGGATGGCGCACCAAGTCGGCGGGGGCGTAGATGTGGATGAAGCCTTTAAAAAGATCGTCAATATGGTCATCAAGCTCTGGAAAAAGGCATCGATCTGGAAACCGGGCGAAGCGATACTGCTCTCATTGATCATCCTTGTAAGTGCCGGCGTCTTTTTTATCCTACTCGGGCAGATCATCAAAAACTATATCTTTTCGATCATTTCGCTCTATGGAAGCAGCCTATTCTTTGCCTTTGGAGCCTTTAGCCAAACCCGTCAGTATGCCATCAACGCCTTTGTGAATATCTTCCGCTACGGGGCGAAGTATCTCTTTATGCTCCTGGTAGTCGATCTCGGCTTGATCATCCTGGGCAATGCCCTTAGCAGTGACGCCAAGATCAAGGATCTGGCGATGACCCTCTTTGCCGTGATTGTCATCAAAGAGATCGCCGAAGGGGTAGAAGGCTTTGTGGACGGGATCTTTAGCGGTATGGGCAGCAGCGGCGGATCGGTGATTACCGGCTATATGCAGCGCTCCGCCTCAACCGTGCAGCAAGCAGCCGTGGGAGCGGCTTCAGGCATGGCAAAAGGCGCAGCCGGCGGAGGCTTTGCCGCAGCCAAAGCGGCAGCGGCAGCCGGTGAAGGCGGCGGGAGAATGGCAAATATCGGAAGAGCTGCCGGTGCCGGACTGGCAGGCAGTATCGGCGGAGCAATCACCGGTGCGGCAAAAGGTGCAACCGGTAGAGCCGGTCAGGGTACCGGGCAACTTAGCGGTATCGGCACCTCAAAAGTTGCCGGAGGCGTGGCGAAAGCCGGATTCAATGTCGCCAAAGGAGCAGTAAAGATGGCAACCGGCGGCAGCACTAGCGGTAAAAGCGTCTCATCCACGAAAGACCGAAACGGCTTCGATACGAGCCTACTCAAAAGTGAATCCGGCAGCAGCACCGGTGAGATCAAACAAGCATAA
- a CDS encoding lipoprotein: MKRVSILAFITLTLVLSGCNGKSKAKEQNSTVQRSDAAKAMDSELLPEGGGKKMPMF; the protein is encoded by the coding sequence ATGAAAAGAGTTTCTATTTTGGCGTTTATCACCCTGACACTGGTATTGAGCGGTTGTAACGGCAAGAGCAAAGCCAAAGAGCAAAATAGCACCGTCCAACGATCCGATGCTGCCAAAGCAATGGATAGTGAGCTTTTACCGGAAGGCGGCGGCAAAAAAATGCCGATGTTTTAG
- a CDS encoding IS110 family transposase: protein MRYFLGIDVSKSSFDIALLDGQSGQIRHEKLSMDKEGFNALMAHLKPLEKEELFVVMESTGIYHLPLLSFLLECGFVCSVVNPTLLKHHIQSSTLRKSKTDRKDALAIARFASLHYRELKPIEGTQALQSIRPLLKEREALSKEVARLKTDIKALVDQLFPELSKNTNIYTRSILHLLLQAPSRKRVRNLKEKKIQRILDEASGNKATLSAKEILAWAKGSIGLNNPHLETVLQSKIRRLQHVQAEIETLEKAIAEAVRDEHLDDSIDTLTSIPGVGSTTATHFVAHIGSIERFTSVKQLCAFVGFDPSIRQSGSSIDGRGHISKRGHASLRRTLWQMSLGVIRHIPKYRAYYEKKRKEGKAFKQAVVAVGNKLLRLIFTLLKNQTQFDHKLAEVGVTS from the coding sequence ATGCGATACTTTCTTGGAATCGACGTCTCCAAGAGCAGTTTCGATATCGCGCTTCTTGATGGACAAAGCGGCCAGATCCGTCACGAGAAGCTCTCCATGGACAAAGAGGGCTTTAATGCGCTGATGGCGCATCTGAAACCTCTTGAGAAGGAGGAGCTCTTTGTCGTGATGGAGTCGACCGGCATCTACCATCTGCCCCTGCTTTCGTTTCTGCTGGAGTGTGGCTTTGTCTGCAGCGTGGTCAACCCCACGCTGCTAAAGCATCACATCCAATCCTCTACACTCAGAAAGAGCAAGACCGACCGCAAGGACGCCCTGGCCATCGCGCGCTTCGCTTCGCTACACTACAGGGAGCTCAAGCCCATCGAGGGCACGCAGGCTCTGCAGAGCATCCGGCCCCTGCTCAAAGAGCGCGAAGCGCTCAGCAAGGAGGTGGCCAGGCTGAAAACCGACATCAAGGCGTTGGTCGATCAGCTCTTTCCCGAACTTTCAAAGAACACCAATATCTATACCCGGAGCATATTACATCTGCTCCTGCAAGCCCCTTCACGCAAGCGCGTGAGGAACTTGAAGGAGAAGAAGATCCAGCGCATTTTGGACGAAGCCAGCGGCAACAAGGCGACGCTTTCGGCCAAAGAGATCCTGGCCTGGGCCAAAGGCTCCATCGGCCTCAACAACCCCCATCTCGAAACCGTGCTGCAATCGAAAATCCGACGGCTCCAGCATGTCCAGGCGGAGATCGAAACCCTCGAAAAGGCCATCGCCGAAGCGGTGAGAGATGAGCATCTCGACGACTCCATCGATACACTCACCTCCATTCCCGGTGTCGGCTCCACCACCGCTACCCACTTCGTCGCCCACATCGGCTCCATTGAACGTTTCACCTCGGTCAAACAGCTTTGTGCCTTCGTCGGTTTCGATCCCTCCATTCGCCAAAGCGGCAGCTCCATCGATGGCAGAGGACACATCTCCAAAAGAGGACACGCCTCACTCAGGCGTACTCTTTGGCAGATGAGCCTGGGTGTCATTCGCCACATTCCCAAATACAGGGCCTACTACGAAAAAAAGCGCAAAGAAGGCAAAGCCTTCAAGCAGGCTGTCGTCGCTGTGGGCAATAAACTGCTTCGTCTCATATTCACGCTGTTAAAGAACCAAACCCAATTCGACCACAAATTGGCCGAAGTCGGTGTCACTTCGTGA
- the trbJ gene encoding P-type conjugative transfer protein TrbJ: MKNTMKKLGLSAAAVAMLFTTSANAGSVGGFGGALEVTQDAQWAADIGDRAASYTKQLQQYYTQLQQYAIQWQEWQRKVMGLRLMAQNIRQLPENMKNQFLNMAQQMKQSLEQGQAIAYTAANINQRFERSFKGYDQYLQQAQGGNLDFSSVYKNIYRTTKDTALNALKSLGIQERDLQNDQHFMGRLRNAMNSAKGTEAAIAVANQLAYHQTESIQKLQKTVMTQANLQAEWIAHQNDTEAARQAEIKAMDSDLLPEGGGHEMPGF; this comes from the coding sequence ATGAAAAACACAATGAAAAAACTCGGACTTTCGGCAGCAGCGGTAGCGATGCTTTTTACCACTTCGGCAAATGCCGGAAGTGTCGGCGGCTTCGGCGGGGCGTTGGAGGTAACACAAGATGCTCAATGGGCGGCGGACATTGGAGATCGTGCGGCATCTTATACAAAGCAGTTGCAGCAATATTACACCCAACTGCAACAATATGCCATCCAGTGGCAGGAGTGGCAGCGTAAAGTTATGGGACTTCGTTTAATGGCTCAAAATATCCGTCAGTTGCCTGAGAATATGAAAAACCAGTTTCTCAATATGGCGCAGCAGATGAAGCAGTCACTTGAGCAGGGGCAGGCTATCGCCTACACCGCCGCCAATATCAATCAACGCTTTGAGCGATCCTTCAAAGGTTACGATCAATATCTGCAACAAGCCCAGGGCGGCAACCTGGATTTTTCCTCTGTGTATAAAAACATCTACCGAACCACCAAAGATACCGCACTCAATGCGCTTAAGTCGTTGGGGATCCAGGAGCGTGACTTGCAAAACGATCAGCACTTCATGGGGCGTTTGCGTAATGCCATGAACAGCGCCAAAGGTACCGAAGCCGCTATTGCCGTTGCTAATCAGCTGGCTTACCATCAAACAGAATCGATCCAAAAGCTGCAAAAGACCGTAATGACCCAAGCCAACCTGCAAGCGGAGTGGATCGCCCACCAAAACGACACCGAGGCAGCCCGCCAGGCTGAAATCAAAGCGATGGACAGTGACCTGCTTCCCGAAGGCGGCGGGCATGAGATGCCCGGATTTTAA
- a CDS encoding AAA family ATPase codes for MKSKGRFNFINIQKIKIRNFSLYSKNEKTTEVEENINNGVYCLAGANGLGKTTFLNIINYGLTGLVLAPNKDVLLPKEIETENKSYTEDYFKGRINVRDYDKAEIEITFEINKKTYRIVRGFDNRNALRSFEIYNNLDKNKTESILNETNSSSEELNRIYQSSLANDMGIGSFENFVFFQLYVLTFDENRRMLFWNEKASTNTLSMAFNDSLDDTERILELKKEMEVLESHARNARWQATQIKKEMEMLLNTKKEMELLNWDDLKKEYDLLINIVEESEKKFHNIESEYDTLLKRQNIINSEILQYKIQYKRLFSQYSEPRSRLLNNQYVQFSKANHECFLCGAKGHHIIEKIEKNLYQDQCPICDTKIDNDKNKVQNQILHQLEEIDKKIEGKNKDLESLIFESDAKKVELEKAEYNYISSKEKLEKFEKENSSISFKSTGDTITDSLLSEYKDRFEKEDKKADDYYKQRDQLKPEYENLLKNVEENYKRAETYFVPLFKKLSKSFIGLDLNIYFQKKGAKNIKLNFELLGTRRTESYQLSESQRFFLDIALRMTLAIYLSKKGNEATLLIDTPEGSLDIAYENRVGQMFADFVVDYNQNIIMTANINASQLLVALAKRCGEEKMYFRRMLEWTDMTEIQKEGEVLFNEVYENIDRALRGK; via the coding sequence TTGAAAAGTAAAGGGAGATTTAATTTTATAAATATCCAAAAAATAAAAATACGAAATTTTTCTCTATATTCTAAAAATGAAAAAACTACGGAAGTAGAAGAGAATATCAACAATGGGGTCTATTGTTTAGCAGGTGCAAATGGGCTTGGAAAAACAACATTCTTAAATATTATTAACTATGGTTTGACCGGTTTGGTTTTGGCACCAAATAAAGATGTTTTATTGCCAAAAGAGATTGAAACAGAAAATAAAAGTTACACAGAAGACTATTTTAAAGGTAGAATAAATGTCAGAGATTACGATAAGGCTGAAATAGAAATCACTTTTGAAATCAATAAAAAGACATATAGAATAGTTCGTGGATTTGATAATAGAAATGCTCTTAGATCTTTTGAAATTTACAACAATTTAGATAAAAATAAAACTGAATCTATACTAAACGAAACAAACTCAAGTTCAGAAGAGTTAAATCGTATATACCAATCATCATTAGCTAATGATATGGGTATTGGAAGCTTTGAAAATTTTGTTTTCTTTCAACTTTATGTTTTGACATTTGATGAAAATAGACGGATGTTATTTTGGAATGAAAAAGCATCGACCAACACACTTTCAATGGCATTTAATGATTCTTTGGATGATACAGAAAGGATTCTGGAACTAAAAAAAGAGATGGAAGTTCTTGAATCTCACGCTAGAAACGCCAGGTGGCAAGCCACCCAAATCAAAAAAGAAATGGAAATGCTTTTAAATACAAAAAAAGAAATGGAGTTGCTCAACTGGGATGATCTTAAAAAAGAATATGATCTGCTAATAAATATTGTTGAGGAGTCCGAAAAGAAATTCCATAATATAGAATCTGAGTATGACACACTACTGAAAAGACAAAATATCATTAATTCGGAAATACTTCAATACAAAATTCAATACAAAAGATTGTTTTCTCAATACTCTGAGCCAAGATCAAGATTATTGAATAACCAATATGTTCAATTTTCTAAAGCAAATCATGAATGTTTCCTATGTGGTGCAAAAGGTCATCATATTATTGAAAAAATTGAAAAGAACTTATATCAGGATCAATGCCCTATTTGTGATACCAAGATAGACAACGATAAAAATAAGGTTCAAAATCAAATTTTACATCAACTAGAAGAGATAGATAAGAAGATTGAAGGGAAAAATAAAGATTTGGAAAGTCTGATTTTTGAATCTGATGCAAAAAAAGTAGAACTTGAAAAAGCTGAATATAATTATATCTCGTCAAAAGAAAAATTAGAGAAGTTTGAAAAAGAAAATTCTTCTATAAGTTTCAAATCAACAGGAGATACAATAACAGACTCTCTTCTTAGTGAATATAAAGATAGATTTGAAAAAGAAGATAAAAAAGCAGATGACTATTACAAGCAAAGAGATCAACTTAAGCCTGAATATGAAAACCTTTTAAAAAATGTTGAGGAAAACTACAAAAGAGCTGAAACATATTTTGTTCCATTATTTAAAAAATTGTCAAAAAGCTTTATTGGGCTCGATTTAAATATATACTTTCAAAAAAAAGGTGCAAAAAATATTAAACTTAACTTTGAGCTTTTAGGGACAAGAAGGACAGAATCTTATCAGCTTTCTGAGAGCCAAAGATTTTTTTTAGATATTGCTCTTAGAATGACATTGGCAATCTATTTGTCAAAAAAAGGAAATGAAGCCACACTTCTAATAGATACACCTGAAGGATCGTTGGATATAGCTTATGAAAATCGAGTAGGTCAAATGTTTGCTGATTTTGTGGTAGATTACAATCAAAATATTATTATGACTGCAAATATCAATGCGTCTCAATTATTGGTAGCATTGGCAAAAAGATGTGGTGAAGAAAAAATGTATTTTAGAAGAATGCTTGAATGGACGGATATGACGGAGATACAAAAAGAAGGGGAAGTTCTATTTAATGAAGTATATGAGAATATAGATAGAGCATTAAGGGGGAAATAA
- a CDS encoding nucleotidyl transferase AbiEii/AbiGii toxin family protein: MRYDFSEQSELFHIALAILEDYTIESWSFGGGTALSSLYYRHRMSYDIDIFVEEYGEIQRLLAFQEEIAGNLAIDSSHIQASPTGVTFILEDESHGLKLDFVYSPALTEDPFVVKEVFGVSDVKAQTPQEIIAKKLKFREKATIRDFVDYAIAEERDRVLSRLKSQGIVDIDRYFDVINKFDSLAKHIFDEELRWLMPKVKRSKDDFARTIHGVMQPGETITVAVDHTGEVVAFDEFIEPYRALYAELGDFKIYTIPNTGLEYRDLLEMDESQIDALASLEKASEKSYGLNI, from the coding sequence ATGCGTTACGACTTCTCCGAACAATCCGAACTTTTCCATATTGCACTTGCGATCCTCGAAGATTACACGATTGAGAGTTGGTCATTTGGTGGGGGAACGGCACTCTCATCGCTTTATTACCGGCATCGTATGTCCTACGATATTGATATATTTGTTGAGGAGTATGGTGAGATTCAACGTCTTTTGGCGTTTCAAGAAGAGATCGCCGGGAACCTTGCTATTGATAGTAGCCATATCCAAGCCTCGCCAACCGGCGTGACCTTCATTCTCGAAGATGAATCGCACGGCTTGAAACTCGATTTTGTCTATTCTCCGGCATTGACTGAGGATCCTTTTGTAGTCAAAGAGGTATTTGGGGTGTCCGATGTCAAAGCCCAAACACCCCAGGAGATAATCGCCAAAAAGTTGAAATTTCGGGAAAAGGCGACGATCCGGGATTTTGTCGATTATGCGATTGCCGAGGAGAGAGATCGGGTTTTGAGCCGGCTCAAAAGCCAGGGGATCGTGGATATAGATCGCTACTTTGATGTCATTAACAAATTTGATTCACTTGCGAAGCATATTTTTGATGAAGAGCTTCGATGGCTCATGCCGAAAGTGAAACGAAGCAAAGATGACTTTGCCCGAACGATACATGGCGTTATGCAGCCGGGAGAAACCATCACTGTAGCAGTGGATCATACCGGAGAGGTTGTTGCGTTTGACGAGTTTATCGAGCCTTATCGAGCACTTTATGCCGAACTTGGAGATTTCAAGATCTATACAATCCCCAACACCGGCTTGGAGTATCGGGATCTATTGGAGATGGATGAGAGTCAAATCGATGCGTTGGCGTCATTGGAGAAAGCTTCTGAGAAGTCATATGGATTGAATATTTAA
- a CDS encoding nucleotidyl transferase AbiEii/AbiGii toxin family protein has product MINRQTKSVLQRFSKIPLFEEHRAILIGGTALAYHLGHRESFDLDICFPFAEALPPLAFLEEFDEVIPIAFDQGIIDTAINEGGDIEEVMQRYIVDGVKVDFVINPSSNIYESEILQNDEGLRFGTLRIASIDAVFKLKSLLLLDRNKVRDLYDIVYLLRERDFQGKQILDTIRHYRITYLPKHIIQLIEAKEEDPFDMEGIENPKMDLTEYDELKTYLLQAILKE; this is encoded by the coding sequence ATGATAAACCGGCAAACAAAAAGCGTTCTGCAAAGGTTTTCAAAGATTCCCCTCTTTGAAGAGCATCGTGCGATACTTATCGGCGGTACTGCGTTGGCGTATCATCTGGGGCATCGTGAGAGTTTTGATCTTGATATCTGTTTTCCCTTTGCTGAGGCATTACCCCCTTTGGCGTTTTTGGAAGAGTTTGATGAAGTGATTCCCATCGCCTTTGATCAAGGCATTATTGATACAGCCATCAATGAGGGCGGGGATATCGAAGAGGTAATGCAGCGTTACATCGTTGATGGAGTCAAAGTTGATTTTGTGATCAATCCCTCAAGCAACATCTATGAAAGTGAAATACTCCAAAATGATGAGGGACTACGGTTTGGGACATTGAGAATCGCCTCGATAGATGCGGTCTTCAAGCTCAAATCATTACTGCTTCTCGATCGTAATAAAGTAAGGGATCTATACGATATCGTCTATTTGTTGAGAGAACGGGACTTTCAAGGCAAACAGATTCTTGATACGATACGGCATTACCGCATTACCTATCTTCCTAAACATATTATCCAGCTCATTGAGGCAAAAGAGGAGGATCCTTTCGACATGGAAGGGATTGAAAATCCAAAGATGGACTTAACCGAATATGATGAGCTAAAAACTTATCTTTTGCAGGCAATCTTAAAAGAGTAA
- a CDS encoding IS3 family transposase, with protein MQVQSEMRNEGHSISITKLCRLFGIARRSFYYKPTRRTPKLDEERVQKVKEKMETFPTYGYRRLALLLGMNKKAVQRILQIKGWQVRKRSKGHRPRAKAMPSRSQRPDQRWAIDMTRVYSGKDGWSTLAAVIDTCTREIVGWRLSSSGKAKTVEAALQEGLIYRFGRLKRLEKPIILRSDNGLVFSSKSFAKTIKDYNFTQEFITPYTPEQNGMIERFFRTIKEECIWHYNFTSLKEAHRIIGEWIDFYNRERKHSALRYKTPAEVFRLAA; from the coding sequence ATGCAGGTTCAGAGCGAAATGAGAAACGAGGGCCATTCCATCAGCATCACGAAACTCTGTCGCCTGTTCGGCATTGCTCGCAGGAGTTTCTATTACAAGCCGACCCGAAGAACCCCCAAACTGGATGAAGAGCGCGTCCAAAAGGTCAAAGAGAAGATGGAAACGTTTCCGACCTACGGCTACCGGCGCCTCGCCCTGCTATTGGGTATGAACAAGAAAGCAGTGCAGCGGATCCTCCAGATCAAAGGTTGGCAGGTGAGAAAACGCTCCAAAGGGCACAGACCTAGAGCCAAGGCGATGCCTTCACGCTCACAACGTCCCGATCAAAGATGGGCCATCGATATGACCCGTGTCTACAGTGGCAAGGATGGCTGGAGCACCCTGGCCGCCGTCATCGATACCTGCACCAGAGAAATCGTGGGTTGGAGGCTCTCTTCTAGCGGCAAAGCCAAGACGGTGGAGGCGGCTTTGCAAGAGGGGCTGATCTACCGTTTCGGCAGACTCAAACGACTGGAAAAGCCCATAATCCTTCGAAGCGATAACGGTCTGGTCTTTAGCAGTAAATCATTCGCCAAGACGATCAAGGATTACAATTTCACCCAGGAATTCATTACGCCCTACACCCCGGAACAGAACGGCATGATCGAGCGCTTCTTCCGCACCATCAAGGAAGAGTGTATTTGGCACTACAACTTCACATCACTCAAGGAGGCTCATCGGATTATTGGAGAATGGATCGATTTCTATAACAGGGAACGAAAGCACTCGGCACTGCGATACAAAACACCAGCTGAAGTGTTTCGTTTAGCAGCTTAG
- a CDS encoding transposase, which translates to MEEQQPPIKRFTAKKKADIVMDIFQGKTTVAEVSRKYDLTPAAIEEWMEEARAGMENQLRARPKDVAAMYEEKIKSMKEVIGELTLENIALKKYDALFGEEKK; encoded by the coding sequence TTGGAAGAACAGCAACCACCAATCAAACGCTTTACCGCCAAAAAGAAGGCGGATATCGTGATGGATATATTCCAGGGCAAGACGACCGTGGCCGAAGTGTCGCGCAAGTACGATCTGACACCCGCTGCCATCGAAGAGTGGATGGAGGAGGCCCGAGCGGGGATGGAGAACCAGCTGCGGGCCAGACCCAAAGATGTCGCTGCCATGTATGAAGAGAAGATCAAATCGATGAAAGAGGTGATCGGGGAACTGACACTGGAGAACATCGCGCTAAAAAAGTACGACGCTCTGTTCGGGGAAGAGAAGAAGTGA